The following coding sequences are from one Shewanella violacea DSS12 window:
- the asnB gene encoding asparagine synthase B, with amino-acid sequence MCSIFAILDIKSDATQLRQVALEMSKLMRHRGPDWSGIYSCDKAVLAHERLAIVDIDNGAQPLLSSDGNIILAVNGEIYNHKELKAELGDKYAYQTNSDCEVILSLYQEYGVDFLDKLNGIFAFVLYDKTKDLYLVGRDHMGIIPLYTGLDTEGNFYIASEMKALMPVCKTVDVFKPGHYLCNQATGTEDGYVQYYQRDWREFSAVQDNPASIDEIRDALEAAVKRQLMSDVPYGVLLSGGLDSSVISAITQTFAKRRIEDDGESNAWWPQLHSFAVGLEGAPDLIAAKKVAKAIGTIHHEITFTFQDGIDAIKDVIYHLETYDITTIRSATPMYLMARKIKAMGIKMVLSGEGADELFGGYLYFHKAPNAQAFHEELVRKLDKLFMFDCLRANKAMAAWGLEARVPFLDKEFMDVAMRINPEAKMSKDGRIEKHILRQAFEHKLPKEVTWRQKEQFSDGVGYSWIDGLKELAAEKVDDLQLANAKFKFPYNTPDTKEGYYYRCFFEELFPLDTAAKTVPGGKSVACSTPEALAWDKSLQGIIDPSGRAVQSVHDSAYSTSD; translated from the coding sequence ATGTGTTCAATTTTTGCCATTTTAGATATTAAGTCAGACGCAACACAGCTGCGACAGGTCGCACTGGAAATGTCTAAGTTGATGCGTCACCGTGGACCGGATTGGTCAGGGATCTACAGCTGCGATAAAGCCGTTTTAGCTCACGAGCGCCTCGCCATCGTTGATATCGATAACGGTGCTCAACCTCTATTAAGCAGCGATGGCAACATAATTCTTGCGGTCAACGGTGAGATCTACAACCACAAAGAACTTAAGGCCGAGCTAGGCGATAAGTACGCTTACCAAACTAACTCCGACTGTGAAGTGATCCTATCCCTTTATCAAGAATATGGTGTGGACTTCCTTGATAAGTTGAACGGCATATTTGCCTTCGTACTTTACGATAAGACTAAAGACCTGTATCTAGTTGGCCGAGATCATATGGGTATCATTCCTCTCTACACAGGCTTAGACACTGAAGGTAACTTCTACATTGCCTCAGAAATGAAAGCCTTGATGCCAGTGTGTAAAACAGTCGATGTATTTAAGCCGGGCCATTACTTGTGTAACCAAGCGACCGGCACCGAAGACGGTTATGTGCAATATTATCAACGTGACTGGCGCGAGTTTTCAGCGGTACAAGATAACCCAGCCAGTATCGACGAAATAAGAGATGCACTGGAAGCCGCGGTTAAGCGTCAGCTGATGTCTGATGTTCCTTACGGTGTACTGCTATCGGGTGGTCTGGATTCATCGGTTATCTCAGCTATCACGCAAACTTTTGCTAAACGCCGTATCGAAGATGATGGCGAGAGCAATGCATGGTGGCCACAGCTTCACTCTTTTGCCGTTGGCCTTGAAGGTGCCCCAGATTTGATTGCGGCAAAAAAAGTCGCCAAGGCCATAGGGACAATCCATCATGAGATCACCTTTACCTTCCAAGATGGTATCGATGCGATTAAAGATGTAATTTACCATCTTGAAACCTATGACATTACTACTATTCGTTCTGCTACACCTATGTACCTAATGGCAAGAAAAATTAAAGCTATGGGTATCAAGATGGTGTTATCAGGTGAAGGTGCCGATGAATTATTTGGTGGCTATTTATACTTCCATAAGGCCCCAAATGCACAGGCCTTCCATGAAGAGTTAGTGCGTAAACTGGACAAGCTGTTCATGTTTGATTGTCTTCGAGCCAACAAGGCGATGGCAGCATGGGGACTTGAGGCACGTGTGCCCTTCCTGGATAAAGAATTCATGGATGTGGCAATGCGCATCAATCCGGAAGCTAAGATGTCTAAAGATGGCCGTATCGAAAAGCATATTCTGCGCCAGGCTTTCGAGCACAAGTTGCCCAAAGAAGTTACTTGGCGTCAGAAGGAGCAGTTCAGTGATGGTGTAGGCTACTCATGGATCGATGGTTTGAAGGAGCTGGCAGCCGAGAAAGTCGATGACCTGCAACTGGCCAATGCTAAGTTTAAGTTCCCCTACAACACGCCTGATACCAAAGAAGGCTACTATTATCGTTGTTTCTTCGAGGAGCTATTTCCTCTGGACACGGCAGCTAAAACGGTTCCTGGCGGCAAGTCGGTAGCTTGTTCGACTCCAGAAGCACTTGCTTGGGATAAGAGCCTTCAGGGTATCATTGACCCATCGGGACGTGCGGTACAGTCGGTTCACGATAGCGCTTATTCAACCTCTGATTGA
- a CDS encoding GNAT family N-acetyltransferase gives MHIRIATDEDLQSLTPLFNEYRKSLGQDSRLAACKEFIECRLAENDSTIFIAFVADIPVGFIQLYPSFSSLLLKPLWYFDDLFVAEPYRKRGVGTELVTKAKELAELTKVMAVGREKVAGDGLVSIDSLALCETHL, from the coding sequence ATGCACATAAGAATCGCCACAGATGAAGATCTACAGTCTTTAACACCGCTATTTAATGAGTACAGGAAAAGCTTAGGTCAGGACTCCCGATTAGCTGCCTGTAAAGAGTTTATAGAGTGCCGATTAGCAGAGAATGACTCTACGATATTTATTGCTTTCGTAGCAGATATCCCTGTTGGTTTTATTCAGCTTTATCCCTCATTTTCATCATTATTACTCAAACCTCTCTGGTATTTTGACGATCTGTTTGTGGCTGAGCCCTATAGAAAAAGAGGCGTAGGCACAGAACTGGTTACCAAAGCCAAGGAACTTGCCGAATTAACTAAAGTCATGGCTGTAGGCCGGGAAAAGGTTGCGGGTGATGGTCTGGTATCCATTGACTCTCTGGCTCTGTGTGAGACTCACCTCTAG
- a CDS encoding 2Fe-2S iron-sulfur cluster-binding protein: MTRFYFDGQGFDAKSDETVLDTLIREGQQVNYSCKKGSCKTCLVKHVDGALSTGSQRGLTLSLKRDHYLCACQCKPTSGLKLKSVLAQNLFTSAQIHSKQYLSDSVVKLRLKSSEKINHCPGQYINVRRFDGLTRSYAITNDPLDGFIELHIKRKYNGQFSDWLFNHASVGESLLLQGPWGNCCYSTTYVDDDISLIASGTGLGLVYGIALDALKSGHQGQINLYHGGRTSDDLYLHSSMLQLMLAHRNFTYHGCITRSQSKEALSMSRVQLGDPFDIAMMYFPVQVKPDSKSRHRVYLCGEPDFVLKGQTSVFLNGVALNRIHVLSFDYKDLRSMSRT; this comes from the coding sequence ATGACAAGATTTTATTTCGATGGCCAAGGTTTTGATGCCAAATCTGATGAGACCGTTTTAGACACCCTGATCAGAGAAGGACAGCAAGTAAATTACTCATGTAAGAAGGGATCCTGTAAAACCTGTCTGGTGAAGCATGTGGATGGCGCGCTTTCTACAGGCTCCCAACGAGGCTTGACCTTGAGCTTGAAGCGGGACCATTATCTCTGTGCCTGCCAATGTAAGCCCACATCAGGATTAAAATTAAAATCTGTTTTGGCGCAAAACCTGTTTACCTCGGCTCAAATCCATTCGAAACAATATTTATCAGACTCTGTGGTAAAACTTAGGTTGAAGTCATCTGAGAAGATAAACCATTGCCCTGGGCAATACATCAATGTTCGTCGTTTTGATGGCTTGACCCGGAGTTATGCTATTACCAATGATCCTTTAGATGGGTTTATCGAGCTTCATATTAAGCGTAAATATAACGGTCAGTTCAGTGATTGGCTATTTAATCATGCCAGTGTAGGTGAGAGCCTGCTGCTACAAGGGCCTTGGGGAAACTGCTGTTATTCTACAACTTATGTTGATGATGACATCAGTTTAATTGCCAGTGGCACAGGTCTGGGCCTAGTATATGGGATTGCACTGGATGCACTTAAAAGCGGCCACCAAGGACAGATAAACTTGTATCATGGTGGCAGAACGAGTGACGATCTATACCTACATTCCAGCATGTTACAACTCATGTTAGCCCATAGAAATTTTACTTATCATGGATGCATTACTAGGAGTCAGTCAAAAGAGGCATTGTCCATGAGTCGAGTACAGCTGGGTGACCCCTTCGATATTGCCATGATGTATTTTCCCGTACAGGTTAAGCCTGATAGCAAGAGCCGGCATCGAGTTTATCTCTGTGGAGAGCCTGATTTTGTGCTCAAAGGCCAGACATCTGTGTTTTTAAATGGCGTGGCGCTGAATAGGATCCACGTGCTTTCATTTGATTACAAAGATTTGAGAAGCATGTCCAGAACTTGA
- a CDS encoding VOC family protein produces the protein MVSPFKTPGALSWHELTSNNCKDSMGFYGEIFGWTFKRMDMPQGPYYIIENHGVSIGGIAPNPCPKLPSHWTGYITVTDVDEVAIKAKTLGGDLLYGPEDIPNIGRFCWIQDPDGAIIAAITYLQAGE, from the coding sequence ATGGTCTCACCATTTAAGACTCCGGGAGCATTGAGCTGGCATGAATTGACATCAAACAATTGTAAAGATTCTATGGGCTTTTACGGAGAAATCTTCGGTTGGACATTTAAAAGAATGGACATGCCGCAAGGTCCCTACTACATCATCGAAAATCATGGAGTCAGTATTGGTGGTATAGCCCCTAATCCCTGTCCTAAGCTGCCGAGTCATTGGACTGGATATATTACAGTAACAGATGTAGATGAGGTGGCAATCAAGGCGAAAACCTTAGGCGGCGACTTACTCTATGGACCGGAAGATATCCCCAATATTGGCCGATTTTGCTGGATACAAGATCCTGATGGCGCCATCATAGCCGCAATAACCTATCTGCAAGCCGGTGAATAA